The following proteins are encoded in a genomic region of Methylobacterium tardum:
- a CDS encoding BolA family protein — protein MADGAGAGGTLRDWMEARLREQLAPARLGVIGESHLHAGHAGARPGGETHYRLDIVASAFEGKSRVERHRLVNALLEDAFKRGLHALALRARTPAEAA, from the coding sequence ATGGCGGACGGTGCGGGCGCGGGCGGCACCCTGCGGGACTGGATGGAGGCGCGGCTGCGCGAGCAGCTCGCGCCGGCGCGCCTCGGCGTGATCGGCGAGTCGCATCTGCATGCCGGCCATGCCGGGGCACGGCCGGGGGGCGAGACCCATTACCGGCTCGACATCGTCGCGTCGGCATTCGAGGGCAAGAGCCGCGTCGAGCGGCACCGCTTGGTGAACGCGCTTCTGGAGGATGCGTTCAAGCGCGGCCTCCACGCCCTCGCGCTTCGGGCCCGCACGCCGGCCGAGGCCGCCTGA
- a CDS encoding YoaK family protein, with product MADYGSRTGADAPERKPDPPADRSFPADPRTRIPFAIALATLAGCADSIGFLEFSQLFMSFMSGNTTRFGVAVANADWENVTRVASTISVFCFGAFLGTLIAAWVGRWRLAVLLTLQALLLAGGLLMPWGTFAYPLHAYPIVLALGLQNATLQDEGGRSLALTYVTGAVVRFGTGCANLLLGTVAPSFWIQAPLWAGLSTGAVLGGLLDMRYGESAFLFPAALAAILALIAIALTIAKPGSTLVAGSAPAPDASPKAEVIDAIH from the coding sequence ATGGCGGATTACGGTAGCAGGACAGGGGCCGACGCGCCCGAGCGGAAGCCCGATCCGCCGGCGGACCGCTCCTTTCCGGCCGATCCGCGCACGCGGATTCCCTTCGCCATCGCGCTCGCCACCCTGGCGGGCTGCGCCGATTCCATCGGCTTCCTGGAATTCTCGCAGCTGTTCATGTCGTTCATGTCGGGCAACACCACGCGCTTCGGCGTCGCGGTGGCCAATGCCGACTGGGAGAACGTCACGCGCGTTGCCAGCACCATCAGCGTCTTCTGCTTCGGCGCCTTCCTGGGCACTCTGATCGCCGCCTGGGTCGGACGCTGGCGCCTGGCCGTCCTGCTGACCCTGCAGGCGCTGCTGCTCGCCGGCGGGTTGCTGATGCCCTGGGGCACCTTCGCCTACCCGCTGCACGCCTACCCGATCGTGCTGGCTCTGGGACTCCAGAACGCCACGCTCCAGGACGAGGGCGGTCGCTCCCTGGCGCTGACCTACGTCACCGGCGCGGTCGTGCGCTTCGGCACCGGCTGCGCCAACCTGCTGCTCGGCACGGTGGCGCCCTCCTTCTGGATCCAGGCGCCGCTCTGGGCCGGCCTCAGCACCGGCGCGGTGCTGGGTGGTCTGCTCGACATGCGCTACGGCGAATCGGCGTTCCTGTTCCCGGCGGCGCTCGCCGCCATCCTGGCGCTGATCGCCATCGCCCTCACGATCGCGAAGCCGGGCAGTACCCTGGTGGCGGGCTCGGCGCCCGCGCCCGACGCGAGCCCGAAGGCCGAGGTGATCGACGCGATCCACTGA
- a CDS encoding secondary thiamine-phosphate synthase enzyme YjbQ translates to MRQGKIGPVEILASGRVERHASGRLTIATAGQGFTDFSGAVAEFVRGSGIRDGLVTVFCRHTSASLTIQENADPDVQTDLMTALDGFAPRNAGYVHGAEGPDDMPAHIRTMVTDSALSIPLVEGRLALGTWQGIYLIEHRDRPHRREIVLSAVGA, encoded by the coding sequence ATGAGGCAGGGCAAGATCGGTCCGGTGGAGATCCTGGCCTCCGGCCGGGTCGAGCGTCACGCCAGCGGGCGCCTGACCATTGCGACCGCCGGTCAGGGATTCACGGACTTTTCCGGCGCAGTCGCGGAGTTCGTGCGCGGGAGCGGCATCCGCGACGGCTTGGTCACGGTGTTCTGCCGGCACACCTCGGCCTCGCTCACCATCCAGGAAAATGCCGATCCGGACGTGCAGACCGACCTAATGACCGCACTGGACGGGTTCGCGCCGCGCAACGCCGGCTACGTCCATGGGGCCGAAGGGCCCGACGACATGCCCGCCCATATCCGCACGATGGTCACCGATTCGGCACTCAGCATCCCGCTGGTCGAGGGACGGCTCGCGCTGGGCACGTGGCAGGGCATCTACCTGATCGAGCACCGCGACCGGCCGCACCGGCGAGAGATCGTGCTGAGTGCTGTCGGCGCCTGA
- a CDS encoding ligase-associated DNA damage response exonuclease yields MPIRASDLLTLTREGLYCPLGRFHVDPTWPVERALITHGHADHARSGHGHVLATPETLQIMAVRYGADFCRQRQEARLGESIRIGEVTVRFAPAGHVLGSAQIAIERDGVRVVVSGDYKRAPDPTCLPFEVVPCDVFITEATFGLPVFTHPDTRGEVRKLLDSVALFPERAHIVGAYALGKAQRVMALLREEGWDRPIHLHGAMEKLTALYKDEGVPLGDTPKVVAAERKDLHGAIVICPPSSIQDLWSRKFPDPVTCFASGWMRVRARARQKGVELPMVISDHSDWPDLCRTIRDTGAEEVWVTHGQEDALVHWCGTQGIRAKPLHLLGYGDDGETEPGIGAEAAA; encoded by the coding sequence ATGCCGATACGCGCCAGCGATCTCCTCACCCTGACCCGCGAGGGTCTCTACTGCCCGCTCGGGCGCTTCCACGTCGATCCGACCTGGCCGGTGGAGCGCGCGCTGATCACGCACGGTCATGCCGACCATGCCCGGTCGGGCCACGGCCACGTCCTGGCGACCCCCGAAACCCTGCAGATCATGGCGGTGCGCTACGGCGCGGATTTCTGCCGCCAGCGGCAGGAGGCCCGGCTCGGCGAGTCCATCCGCATCGGCGAGGTCACCGTTCGCTTCGCGCCGGCCGGACACGTGCTCGGCTCCGCGCAGATCGCCATCGAGCGGGACGGGGTTCGCGTGGTGGTCTCGGGCGACTACAAGCGCGCGCCGGACCCGACCTGCCTGCCCTTCGAGGTGGTGCCCTGCGACGTGTTCATCACCGAGGCGACCTTCGGCCTGCCGGTGTTCACCCATCCCGACACGCGCGGCGAGGTCCGCAAGCTCCTCGACTCGGTGGCGCTGTTCCCGGAACGCGCCCACATCGTCGGCGCCTACGCGCTCGGGAAGGCGCAGCGGGTCATGGCGCTGCTGCGCGAGGAGGGCTGGGACCGGCCGATCCACCTGCACGGCGCCATGGAGAAGCTGACCGCCCTCTACAAGGACGAGGGTGTGCCGCTAGGCGACACGCCGAAGGTGGTGGCCGCTGAGCGCAAGGATCTGCACGGGGCGATCGTGATCTGCCCGCCCTCGTCGATCCAGGACCTGTGGTCGCGCAAATTCCCCGACCCGGTGACCTGCTTCGCCTCGGGCTGGATGCGCGTGCGCGCCCGCGCCCGCCAGAAGGGCGTCGAGCTGCCGATGGTCATTTCCGACCATTCCGACTGGCCGGACCTGTGCCGGACCATCCGCGACACCGGCGCCGAGGAAGTCTGGGTGACCCACGGCCAGGAGGACGCGCTGGTCCACTGGTGCGGGACGCAGGGCATCCGGGCGAAGCCGCTGCACCTTCTGGGCTACGGCGACGACGGTGAGACCGAACCCGGCATCGGGGCGGAGGCGGCCGCGTGA
- a CDS encoding efflux transporter outer membrane subunit, whose amino-acid sequence MVSVGPNRCGRAAAWLAASLSLSACAVGPNFVPPEDPPVSRYTKEPLKNPSAADKIRTRQGGSADQSFVSGADIPGQWWTLFHSKALNRVAEQALANNPTLEAAQASLRVAQQNVLAQKGTLYPSLTATPQIQGNLAPGLDLQSPLNNQTNYLYSLATPQAVVSYNPDVFGGNRRQIESLEATTENQRFQLEAAYLSLTANVVAAAIQEAALRAQIDATRKVIQAQTEVLQLYNKQLSLGQIAGADVIQQQAALALSQQLLPPLEKALAQQRNLLTALAGRLPSDEISETFDLAALRLPTKLPVSLPSRLVQQRPDVKAAEALVQEASANVGVAVANRLPQFSLTATGGSSATRIAQVTNPGAAFFTIIGQATAPIFDAGTLFRRQRASEESLTQAQAQYKATVITAFQNVADALRALQADAKAVAAADAAVSATNQSLGLIRKQYTAGAITSSQVLIAQQGYLSALVTSAGARATQYADTAALFVALGGGWWNRADVAPPPPEKDPLKVL is encoded by the coding sequence ATGGTGAGCGTTGGGCCGAACAGGTGCGGACGGGCGGCCGCATGGCTGGCGGCCTCCCTGTCCCTGTCGGCCTGCGCGGTCGGCCCGAACTTCGTGCCGCCGGAGGATCCGCCGGTCAGCCGCTACACCAAGGAGCCGCTCAAGAACCCGTCGGCCGCCGACAAGATCCGCACCCGGCAGGGCGGCTCGGCCGACCAGAGCTTCGTCTCGGGCGCCGACATCCCGGGCCAGTGGTGGACCCTGTTCCACTCGAAGGCGCTGAACCGGGTCGCCGAGCAGGCGCTGGCCAACAACCCGACGCTGGAGGCGGCCCAGGCTTCGCTGCGGGTGGCGCAGCAGAACGTGCTCGCCCAGAAGGGCACGCTCTACCCGAGCCTGACCGCGACCCCGCAGATCCAGGGCAACCTCGCCCCCGGCCTCGACCTGCAATCGCCGCTCAACAACCAGACCAACTACCTCTACAGCCTCGCCACGCCGCAAGCGGTGGTCTCGTACAATCCGGACGTGTTCGGCGGGAATCGCCGCCAGATCGAGTCCCTGGAGGCCACCACCGAGAACCAGCGCTTCCAGCTCGAGGCGGCCTATCTGAGCCTGACCGCCAACGTCGTCGCCGCCGCCATCCAGGAGGCGGCGCTGCGGGCGCAGATCGACGCCACCCGCAAGGTGATCCAGGCCCAGACCGAGGTTCTGCAGCTCTACAACAAGCAGCTCTCCCTGGGGCAGATCGCCGGCGCCGACGTGATCCAGCAGCAGGCCGCGCTGGCGCTGTCGCAGCAGCTGCTGCCGCCGCTGGAGAAGGCCCTCGCCCAGCAGCGCAACCTGCTCACGGCGCTCGCCGGCCGGCTGCCCTCCGACGAGATCAGCGAGACCTTCGACCTGGCCGCCCTGCGCCTGCCGACCAAGCTGCCGGTGAGCCTGCCCTCGCGGCTGGTCCAGCAGCGGCCCGACGTGAAGGCGGCCGAGGCGCTGGTGCAGGAGGCGAGCGCCAATGTCGGCGTCGCGGTGGCCAACCGCCTGCCGCAGTTCAGTCTCACGGCCACGGGCGGCTCCAGCGCGACGCGGATCGCGCAGGTGACCAATCCGGGCGCGGCGTTCTTCACGATCATCGGGCAGGCGACGGCACCGATCTTCGATGCCGGCACCCTGTTCCGGCGCCAGCGCGCGTCGGAGGAATCGCTGACGCAAGCGCAGGCGCAGTACAAGGCGACGGTGATCACCGCCTTCCAGAACGTCGCCGACGCCCTGCGGGCGCTCCAGGCCGACGCCAAGGCGGTGGCCGCAGCCGATGCCGCGGTGAGCGCCACCAACCAGAGCCTCGGGCTGATCCGCAAGCAGTACACCGCGGGCGCGATCACCTCCTCGCAGGTTCTGATCGCCCAGCAGGGCTACCTCTCGGCCCTGGTCACCTCGGCGGGCGCGCGCGCCACCCAGTATGCCGACACCGCGGCCCTGTTCGTGGCGCTGGGCGGCGGCTGGTGGAACCGCGCCGACGTGGCGCCGCCGCCGCCCGAGAAGGACCCGCTGAAGGTGCTGTGA
- a CDS encoding methyltransferase domain-containing protein, with amino-acid sequence MASQLSSGDLLADRRYRYAEACLAEGDHAGAADLAEQVLEIAPRYAPAWLLLGRAREGLAEPGGDPDQRAAAARAYACALDIDPDDTLGVRAHLVRLGSSDGLPALSPAYVRALFDGYAPRFERHLVEGLGYVGPDLVRDALPPEPPHLGTALDLGCGTGLMGAAIRNRVGHLAGVDLSPGMLALARAKLQNARPLYDRLVEGELTAFLVGEPAVSADLCLAADVLIYVADLGPVLAEMGRVLRPGGLAAFTVQSHDGTGAALGPDGRYAHADAHVAAAAAGAGLAILALRPADVRREAGRPVPGRVVVLRRTAA; translated from the coding sequence ATGGCCTCGCAGCTCAGTTCCGGCGATCTCCTCGCCGATCGCCGCTATCGTTACGCGGAAGCCTGTCTGGCGGAGGGCGACCATGCCGGGGCAGCGGATCTCGCCGAGCAGGTCCTGGAGATCGCCCCCCGCTACGCGCCAGCCTGGCTGCTCCTCGGCCGAGCCCGGGAAGGCTTGGCCGAGCCCGGCGGCGATCCGGACCAGCGGGCCGCGGCGGCCCGCGCCTATGCCTGCGCCCTCGACATCGACCCGGACGACACCCTCGGCGTGCGGGCGCACCTCGTGCGCCTGGGCAGCAGCGACGGCCTTCCAGCCCTCTCGCCAGCCTATGTCAGGGCTCTGTTCGACGGCTACGCGCCGCGCTTCGAGCGCCATCTGGTCGAGGGCCTGGGCTATGTCGGCCCGGACCTCGTCCGGGACGCGCTCCCGCCCGAGCCCCCGCATTTGGGAACGGCGCTCGATCTCGGCTGCGGCACCGGCCTGATGGGCGCGGCGATCCGCAACCGCGTCGGTCATCTCGCCGGGGTCGATCTCTCGCCCGGCATGCTGGCCCTGGCCCGGGCCAAGCTCCAGAACGCGCGACCGCTCTACGACCGCTTGGTCGAGGGCGAGCTGACCGCGTTCCTGGTCGGTGAGCCGGCAGTCTCCGCCGATCTCTGCCTCGCCGCCGACGTCCTGATCTACGTGGCCGATCTCGGCCCTGTCCTGGCCGAGATGGGCCGCGTGCTGCGGCCGGGGGGCCTCGCCGCCTTCACGGTGCAGTCCCACGACGGAACGGGCGCCGCCCTGGGCCCGGACGGCCGCTACGCCCACGCCGACGCCCATGTCGCGGCGGCGGCCGCCGGAGCCGGCCTTGCGATCCTGGCATTGCGGCCCGCCGACGTCCGGCGCGAGGCCGGCCGGCCGGTGCCGGGGCGCGTCGTTGTGTTGCGCCGCACAGCAGCATGA
- a CDS encoding cisplatin damage response ATP-dependent DNA ligase, translating to MNDFAQLLDRLAYEPRRNAKLRMLQDYFARTPDPERGFALGAMTGTLSFREAKPALIRGLVEERIDPVLFRLSHNYVGDLAETTALIWPGPTEAPREPGPGHNNPPPHVPTLAEVVETLATIPKRELPGHLSDWLDALGETGRWALLKLVTGNLRVGVSARLAKTAVGALGGHDADAVEEVWHGLTPPFETLFAWVEGRAERPETLNPAPFRPPMLSHPIEEEADLEKLEPEAFSAEWKWDGIRVQLVGGRDRAGHQVGKVYSRTGEDITGAFPDLAEAITFTGALDGELLILRERRVQSFNVLQQRLNRKAVTAKLLEEFPAHVRAYDLLTLEGDDLRAEPFATRREKLEALVTRLDHARIDISPLVPFADWEALAAARADPASVGAGEDADAIEGVMLKRLNSPYLPGRPKGPWWKWKREPHIVDAVMMYAQRGHGKRSSFYSDYTFGVWRAAPEGGDELVPVGKAYHGFTDAELAKLDRYVRNNTTKRFGPVREVAHGREAGLVLEIAFEGVQRSTRHKSGVAMRFPRVSRIRWDKPPSEADRIDVLERILARGEREVAPGATLLEKSA from the coding sequence GTGAACGACTTCGCCCAACTCCTCGACCGCCTCGCCTACGAGCCGCGCCGCAACGCGAAGCTGCGCATGCTCCAGGATTACTTCGCGCGCACGCCCGATCCCGAGCGCGGCTTCGCGCTGGGCGCCATGACCGGGACGCTGAGCTTCCGCGAGGCCAAGCCGGCCCTGATCCGGGGATTGGTGGAGGAGCGGATCGACCCGGTTCTGTTCCGGCTGTCGCACAATTATGTGGGCGACCTCGCCGAGACCACGGCGTTGATCTGGCCGGGACCGACGGAGGCGCCGCGGGAGCCGGGCCCCGGCCACAACAACCCGCCGCCGCATGTCCCGACCCTCGCCGAGGTCGTGGAGACGCTGGCGACCATCCCCAAGCGCGAGCTGCCCGGCCATCTCTCGGACTGGCTCGACGCCCTCGGCGAGACCGGGCGCTGGGCGCTCCTGAAGCTCGTCACCGGCAACCTGCGGGTCGGCGTCTCGGCCCGTCTCGCCAAGACCGCGGTCGGCGCGCTGGGCGGCCACGACGCCGATGCGGTGGAGGAGGTCTGGCACGGGCTGACCCCGCCGTTCGAGACCCTGTTCGCCTGGGTCGAGGGCCGGGCCGAGCGGCCCGAGACCCTCAACCCGGCCCCGTTCCGGCCGCCGATGCTGTCGCACCCGATCGAGGAGGAAGCCGATCTTGAGAAGCTGGAGCCGGAGGCGTTCTCGGCCGAGTGGAAATGGGACGGCATCCGCGTCCAGCTCGTCGGCGGTCGCGACCGGGCCGGCCATCAGGTCGGGAAGGTCTATTCCCGCACCGGCGAGGACATCACCGGGGCGTTCCCGGATCTGGCCGAGGCGATCACCTTCACGGGCGCGCTCGACGGCGAGCTTCTGATCCTGCGCGAGCGGCGGGTCCAGTCGTTCAACGTCCTGCAGCAGCGGCTGAACCGGAAGGCGGTCACGGCCAAGCTCCTGGAGGAGTTCCCCGCCCATGTGCGGGCCTACGACCTCCTCACCCTGGAAGGCGACGACCTGCGGGCCGAACCCTTCGCAACGCGCCGGGAGAAGCTGGAAGCCCTCGTCACGCGCCTCGACCACGCGCGGATCGACATCTCGCCGCTGGTGCCCTTCGCGGATTGGGAGGCGCTGGCCGCCGCCCGGGCCGATCCGGCTTCCGTCGGCGCCGGCGAGGATGCCGACGCCATCGAGGGCGTGATGCTCAAGCGCCTCAACAGCCCCTACCTGCCGGGCCGGCCGAAGGGGCCGTGGTGGAAGTGGAAGCGCGAGCCGCACATCGTCGACGCGGTGATGATGTACGCCCAGCGCGGGCACGGGAAGCGCTCGTCCTTCTACTCGGACTACACGTTCGGCGTCTGGCGCGCGGCGCCGGAGGGCGGGGACGAGCTGGTGCCGGTGGGCAAGGCCTATCACGGCTTCACCGACGCCGAGCTCGCCAAGCTGGACCGCTATGTCCGCAACAACACCACCAAGCGCTTCGGCCCGGTACGCGAGGTCGCCCACGGGCGCGAGGCCGGCCTCGTCCTGGAGATCGCGTTCGAAGGGGTGCAGCGCTCGACTCGGCACAAGTCGGGCGTGGCGATGCGCTTTCCGCGGGTCAGCCGCATCCGCTGGGACAAGCCGCCCTCGGAGGCCGACCGGATCGACGTGCTGGAACGGATCCTCGCCCGCGGCGAGCGCGAGGTCGCGCCGGGCGCGACGCTGCTGGAGAAGAGCGCATGA
- the arfB gene encoding alternative ribosome rescue aminoacyl-tRNA hydrolase ArfB — protein MPLRVTPRIAIGDDEIELSFMRASGAGGQNVNKVETAVQLRWAALDSPSVDDRVKANLVRLAGRRMTKDGVLVLAGQRHRTQERNRADVLQRLVDLVAEAAKPPPPIRRPTKPTRGSQERRIGAKKNRATIKQGRGSVRDSDG, from the coding sequence ATGCCCCTGAGGGTGACCCCGCGCATCGCCATCGGCGACGACGAGATCGAGCTGTCCTTCATGCGCGCCTCGGGCGCCGGCGGACAGAACGTCAACAAGGTCGAGACCGCGGTTCAGCTCCGCTGGGCGGCGCTGGATTCACCGTCCGTGGACGACCGCGTCAAGGCGAACCTCGTGCGGCTGGCCGGACGGCGGATGACCAAGGACGGCGTGCTCGTCCTGGCGGGCCAGCGGCACCGGACGCAAGAGCGTAACCGGGCGGACGTCCTGCAGCGCCTCGTCGATCTCGTGGCCGAGGCCGCCAAGCCGCCGCCGCCGATCCGCCGGCCGACGAAGCCCACCCGGGGCTCGCAGGAGCGGCGCATCGGCGCCAAGAAGAACCGCGCCACGATCAAGCAGGGCCGGGGCAGCGTCCGGGATTCGGACGGCTGA
- a CDS encoding flagellar hook basal-body protein, which yields MSLYDALSNSISGASAQSLALNNISGNIANTQTAGFKTTETSFADMLAQSAKAPQQAGGVATSTRNSLNIQGTVQSTSVPTNLAISGNGYFIVRENTGTDQSPTFSGETGYTRRGDFSADANGYLVNGAGYYLFAGPSATAPVTVPTGANTLASLAVSPAGTLTGTKADGSALPLGTLTLAQFGQQDNLTGLDGGTYVANGQSGTPSYGLNGATVTASAVEQSNASITDQFSKMIETQQAYTANTKVMSTADQMLQDAIAMYA from the coding sequence ATGAGCCTCTACGACGCGCTCTCGAATTCGATTTCCGGCGCCTCGGCGCAGTCGCTGGCGCTCAACAACATCTCCGGGAACATCGCCAACACCCAGACGGCGGGGTTCAAGACCACGGAGACGAGCTTCGCCGACATGCTGGCGCAGTCGGCGAAGGCTCCGCAGCAGGCCGGCGGCGTGGCGACGAGCACCCGCAACAGCCTGAACATCCAGGGCACGGTGCAGTCGACCAGCGTGCCGACCAACCTCGCCATCTCGGGCAACGGCTACTTCATCGTCCGCGAGAATACCGGGACGGATCAGAGCCCGACCTTCTCCGGCGAGACCGGCTACACGCGGCGCGGCGACTTCTCGGCGGATGCCAACGGCTACCTCGTCAACGGCGCGGGCTATTACCTGTTCGCCGGGCCATCCGCGACGGCGCCCGTCACGGTTCCCACCGGCGCGAACACACTGGCGAGCCTCGCCGTCTCGCCGGCCGGCACCCTGACCGGCACCAAAGCGGACGGCAGCGCCCTGCCGCTGGGCACGCTGACGCTCGCGCAGTTCGGCCAGCAGGACAACCTGACCGGGCTCGACGGCGGGACCTACGTGGCCAACGGCCAGTCCGGGACGCCGAGCTACGGCCTCAACGGCGCGACCGTGACGGCCAGCGCCGTGGAGCAGTCGAACGCCAGCATCACCGACCAGTTCTCGAAGATGATCGAGACGCAGCAGGCCTACACGGCCAACACCAAGGTCATGAGCACCGCCGACCAGATGCTGCAGGACGCGATCGCGATGTACGCGTGA